TAATATATTGAAATGGTGTAGAATAAAGGGTTGACCCCCATCCAATTTATTCATATAATTTCTAGTATATTGTAATTGATTGTCGAGGAGGGTGATTTTTTAAAATCATCTGAATACGCCGGGGGTGTTTTTATTGGAAAATGCAACCACGATTCGTTCGGAAATTGAGAAAGAATTAAAACTTGGTGGCTATACTTTTAATAGTTTTGGACAAGCTACGGGTCTTAATCGGGGCATTTTTAGTGCTATGCTTAACGGAAATCCGCCTAAGCCTATCTCCGTACGACAAATGGACTTGATCACTAAAGCGCTTAATTATCCCGAAGACTGGTTGTATGACCTGTATGTGGATGAATGTTTTTATGATGGAAGACCACATTGGAAAAGAGTTAAGCCGTTCCTTATACGCTGTGTTGAAGTAGGAAACCTGCAATGCGTGGAGAAAGTGCTCTCACGCTTAATGGAGGATCTTAATCACATCCCGACGATCTTTGCTTTGGCAGAGGAGCTATATGATGGGGGAAAGCTACAGGAGGCAATTCCTTTCTATGAGTGTGTAATTGAAAATGAAAAATATCAGCACTCAGAACGTTTGGCGATCAGTCATTATAAATTATTTCGTGCAAAAATTGGTGAGAATACTGAAATAAATCTAAAGGCAGCTATTCAATTTGAGCCTTTTCGTTTTCGGTTGCCAGAGTGTCATCAATTGGACGGATTATTGCACCTAACAAATATATATTCCTCACTACATAAATGGCAAGAAACAATTACACACAGTGATGAGCTTTGGGAGCAATCTAAAATTATATATGAAGAGGAAAATAAAAGAAGAGCTCGGAAAAACAGGAGTTATGTACCGGTAAAAACCGAACGACATTTAGTAGTATATTATGGGCAAGGATTACTTATGAAAGCTTATGCCTTACAAAAAATTGGCGACTATGAGAAGGCGAAAAAAATTGTTGCTGAGTATGCCGATCTAAGTTGGTTTGAGGGTTTAGACACCGTTGGGAAAAGAGAAGTGGAAAAGTTTAAGGTATGGTCTATGGGGAACTCTTATACACTTGATTTACTGTTAGGAGATACATCTGTGCTCCCTCAATATGTAAACTTATTAGAGAACAATAATGATGAGATATTACCAGGGCTTGTGAATATTTTGGAATCGGCTAATAGAAATTTCTTCTCGGTTGACAGCATTTTAGATCAATTTATCAAGTTTATTGATACTTTCAAAACTACTCAAGACGTAATATTTATGGATGACTATTATAATTTTAATTTTCAATTAGCCATTTATTATAGGCGAAATAAGAGACACAAGGATGCAATAAATGCTATTTTACAATGTATTCAGACATCATTCTTTCTTAAAAATGTAGAGAGTTTTGCCCAGAGTATGGTTTTCTTCGAAAATCTTAGAGCTTTATGTGACGAAGTACAAATTGAAATTTATAAATCTATTATTAAGGGGGTGTGCAAAGATGAAGAAGGTTTTTCTTTCACTCTTGCTTTCTCTAATAGTAGTCAGTAATATTGGGAATCTGTCTTATTTTCATAATATTACAATTGGTAATGGTTCACAGATTACAGTTTCAAGCCACGGTAGAGGTGGCTGAATTATAATCATGTTATATTTACTTCTAGGTTAGTATCAGGGGAAGCTTATAAGTAAATGGACTTAGCAAAAAACCAGTCTTGGTAAGGCTGGTTTTTTGATGTATTCCGTTAAAGGGATGAAATGGGTTTTATTATATTTTTAACCTGTGGGGAAGGTATCAGCCTGTAAACTAATGTAAATACCACACCGAACAGGAGGTTTATTGATGTGAAATGGAAACAATTGGAGGAGTGCATCGAAGAAAAGCGAAAAGAATTAAATGAATTGGCGAAAGAGGTGGGATTGAAGGATCGACGGGTGTTGACCAAGTCTATGGAGTTGGATCGGCTCCTTAATAAGTACAGTGATTGGAAATATAGCTATCGTAGACAACAGAGCGTACCCCAAAGTTCACAGATCCAAGAGAAGCAACACGAGCTCGTCCTATCTTATTAACATCAAGCATTATGACAAGATAAAACCTAACTTCACCTTGGCTTCTATACATAGTGAGATATAGCATAAACAAAATAATCTCTATTACATCTCGTACGCCGCCCTTATCCACGTTGTTCGTACAGTTTATTGTTCTGCGTCTACATCAGAGCGGAAGCCATGTAACATGAGGATACAGCTCAAAAAAACCTCCCCATTCACGTTATGGCGTGACTCGGGAGGTTTTTGGGTTTTACTGCTGGAGCTGACGCAGCACAGTGATTTCGACACGGCGGTTTTTTTGTCGCCCTGCTTCGGTGCTATTGTCACCAACCGGACGGGTATCTGCATAACCCGCATACTGGAATCCTGAGGGGGATAGCTGCTCTCGGTCGATAAAGAACCGGAGTACAGACAGTGCCCGAGCGCCGGAAAGCTCCCAGTTGTCCTTGTAGGTCGATGAGTTAGAGGAACGCGTGAATGGAATGTTGTCCGTATGCCCCTCAATACTAATCGGTGTTTTCAAATCTCGAAATAGACTAGCTAATTTGGATAACGTGTTTGCAGAACCCTGCTTGAGTGCCGCTCTGCCTTGGTCGAATAGAAAGCGGTCATTCAGCGTAATGACAATGCCACGTGGTTGATCGGATACGAAAATCTGATTTTGTAGCTTGTTGTCCGTAATATATTCCTGGATGACACCCATTAGGTTTTGCAGCTCTTTTTCCTGCTTGCGAAATGCTTGTTCACGCTCGGTGAGCTTGGTTGATCCCGCTTCTTTTTTATTAGAGGCCGGTTGCTTGGTCGCGGGTGGATTCTTGCTGGTGTAACGATCGGCAGTCCCCGTAATGCCCGAGCCTTGCTCCAAAATAGAATCTCCCTTGTGGAACGTATCCTGAAGGGATTGAACAACGACGTCGTATTTCTTAGCATCCAGACTGCTCATGGCATACATCACGACGAAGAAAATGAGCAGCAGGGTGATCAGATCGGCATAAGTAATCATCCACCGATCCCGTTGGTCTCCGCCGCCACCTTGACGCCCACGGCGCTTAGCGCGCGCTCTCATGGAAGTCCTCCTTTGGAGTAGCGCTCTCTGTACGTGAGCGACGAGGCGGTTTGCGATCTATATTTTGCTCTGAGCGGATAAAGAACTCCAACTTCTTGCGTACAAGCTTAGGGTTCTCTCCGTTTTGGATAGCCAGGATACCTTGCAGCAGCAAATCCATCGTAATAATTTCACTTTCACTGGCTGCTCTTATTTTGGACGCGATGGGCAGAAAGATCAGATTGGCGCTAGCAACGCCGTATAATGTTGCGATAAAAGCTACAGCAATCGACGGTCCGAGCGCAGTAGGCTCGGTTAGGCTGCCAAGTACATGGATCAGACCCATGACCGTACCGATAATCCCCATCGTAGGGGCATAGCCGCCTGCCGATTCAAATATTTTGGCGTACCCTTCATGTTTGTGCCCAATAGCATCTAACTCTAGTTCTAAAATTTGCTTGATCTGTTCCTGTTCAGTGCCGTCAATGACTAGTTGAAGACCTTCCCGCAAAAATGCATTCGGATGCTCTGATGATATACGTTCTAGCGCAAGCACACCGGATCGGCGGGAGGTGGCTGCCATGGAAACCAAATCTTCTAAATATTGCTCCGTTGGATTGTCCTCACGACTAAAAGCCATCCGCAGAGCGGTGGGTATAGTCTTCAGCTTGGAGGCAGGGTAGCTGATCACAACGGCGGCGAAAGTTCCGCCGAATACGATCAGAGCTGATGTACCTTGAAGCAGCCCTGTGAATTCTCCGCCTTCCCACAAGAAGCCACCGATTAATGCTATGATTCCGGCGATGATGCCCAATACGATGGTGATATCCAAAATTCAATTCACTCCTATTCAAGACTTATCGTTTGCATCCGCGGTAAGAAAGAGGTATAATACGGGAACAAACATTCTTATTCAACCATATTTCCCAAGTATCATTGCGCGGGAAATATCGACATAGAATTACAGGTAAAGACGTTAAAGCTCGATTGGTGTAAAAACATGATGTTTCCATTTTAGACGATAAGGGTGATGCAGGGCAATGAGTGATATCGTTGTTAGCGATAAGACTTTTGAAATTCAGTCGGAATTCCAACCTCAAGGCGATCAACCCCAGGCCATTTTTGAATTGGTAGAGGGAATTGCAGAAGGAAAGAAGCATCAAACTCTATTGGGTGCTACGGGAACAGGTAAGACGTATACCATCGCTCAGACTATTGCCAAGCTGAATCGGCCTACACTGGTTATTGCGCATAACAAGACTTTGGCTGCTCAACTGGCAAGTGAGTTTAAAGAATTCTTTCCAAACAACTCAGTCGATTATTTTGTCAGCTACTATGATTACTACCAACCGGAAGCGTACATCCCTTCTTCCGATACGTATATTGAGAAGGATTCCAGCATCAATGAGGAGATTGATAAACTTCGCCACTCAGCCACAAGCTCTCTGTTTGAGCGTCGTGACGTTATTATTGTAGCGAGTGTCTCTTGCATTTATGGTTTGGGTTCCCCGAAAGAATATTCAAGCTTGCTGCTCTCGCTTAGAGTCGGCATGGAGAAACCCCGCAATCAGATTTTGTCCCGCTTGGTCGATATTCAATATCAGCGGAACGATATCAACTTCGTGCGGGGTACTTTCCGTGTACGGGGGGATGTTGTTGAAATATTCCCGGCTTCCCATGGAGAAAACGCGATCCGGGTAGAACTGTTCGGAGATGAAATTGAACGGATTACCGAAATTAATGTGCTTACAGGTGAATTGATCGGTGAACGTGAGCATATCGCCATTTTCCCGGCATCTCACTTCGTTACTCATGAGGATACGATGAGGGTAGCACTGGTCAACATCGAACGTGAACTGGAAGAGCGCTTAGCAGAGCTGAAGGAGCAAGGGAAGCTGTTAGAGGCGCAACGTTTGGAGCAACGTACCCGCTATGATATCGAGATGATGAGAGAGGTTGGCTTTTGTTCCGGTGTCGAAAACTACTCGGGTCCACTGACATTCCGTGAGCGTGGAGCAACACCATATACACTGTTGGACTATTTTCCAGATGATATGCTGATCGTCATCGACGAATCTCATGTTACATTGCCGCAGATTCGTGCGATGTATAACGGGGACCAGGCGCGTAAAAATGTTCTCGTTGAACATGGTTTTCGTTTGCCATCTGCCTTGGATAACCGGCCGCTGAAGTTCGAAGAGTTCGAGGACAAAGTGAATCAAATTATCTATGTATCGGCTACTCCAGGCCCGTATGAGATGGAAAAATGCGATACGATGGTGCAGCAGATTATCCGTCCTACCGGTCTCCTTGATCCTATAATTGAGGTGCGTCCAAGCAAAGGTCAGATTGACGATCTCATTAATGAAATACGGCAGCGCATAGAACGTGAAGAACGGGTACTGGTCACCACACTCACGAAGAAAATGGCTGAAGATTTGACAGACTACTTAAAAGAAGTGGGCATCAAGGTTCGGTATATGCACTCCGAGATTAAGACTTTGGAACGGATGGCCATTTTGCGGGATCTTCGTCTGGGAACCTTCGATGTGCTGATCGGGATCAACTTGTTGCGGGAAGGTCTCGATTTGCCGGAAGTATCGCTGGTTGCGATTTTGGATGCGGACAAAGAAGGCTTCCTGCGTTCTGAGCGCTCTCTGATTCAGACGATCGGACGGGCAGCGCGGAATAGTGACGGACGTGTTATTATGTATGGCGATAAGATTACCGATTCTATGGATAAAGCGATTAAGGAAACGGAACGTCGCCGTGCGATTCAAATTCAATACAATGAAGAGCATGGGATTACCCCGCAAACCATCCGTAAAAAGATACGTGATGTCATTGAAGCAACCAAGACGGCAGAGTCCAAGAATGATTACCTTCCTAATGAGACGGGTAAACTTTCCAAGAAGGAGCGTCAATCCCTCATTCAGCGCCTAGAAGCAGAAATGAAGGATGCGGCCAAGAATCTACAGTTCGAACGGGCCGCCGAGTTGCGTGATGCTTTGCTGGAATTGCGGGCTGATTAAACATTGGGAATAAGCTAGAAGCACAACATATTGATAATAAAATGTTTGATTGCTTTTAAGAAATAGCGAGGACGGCCGATGTGGTCGTTCTCTTTGCGATATATCACTTCCATCGGATCATCCGATGCGATATAGGATAACGTGAATTACGGCTAAGGAGATGAAACATTTGGCGAATGAAAGCATCATCATCAAAGGCGCACGCGCGCATAATCTCAAAAATATTGACGTGACGATTCCGCGGGACAAGTTCGTTGTCCTGACAGGGCTTAGCGGCTCAGGTAAATCATCACTGGCTTTCGATACGATCTATGCGGAAGGACAGCGGCGGTATGTGGAATCATTATCTGCGTATGCCCGTCAATTCCTCGGGCAAATGGAGAAACCGGACGTCGATTCGATTGACGGCCTGTCACCTGCCATTTCCATTGACCAAAAAACGACAAGTCGGAATCCTCGTTCTACGGTCGGAACAGTTACAGAAATCTATGATTACCTGCGGTTGTTATTTGCCCGAGTGGGTCATCCTCATTGTCCTGAACATGGCATTGAAATCACTTCACAGACCGTCGAACAGATGGTAGACCGCATTTTGCAGTATCCTGAAAAGACACGGCTACAAATCCTGGCTCCATTGGTATCCGGCCGCAAAGGTGAGCATAAGACACTGTTCACTGATATAGCCAAGCAGGGCTTTGTACGGGTACGTGTGAATGGCGAACTGCGTGAATTGTCCGAGAAGATTGAATTGGAGAAGAACAAGAAGCACTCGATTGAAGTGGTCGTAGACCGGATCGTAGTCAAGGAAGATGTACGTGCGCGTCTGTCCGACTCTATCGAGACGGCACTGAATCTTTCAGGCGGACAGTTGCTTGTAGATATTATAGGGCAAGAGGAGTTGCGATTTAGCTCCAACTTTGCGTGCCCGATTTGCGGTTTTAGCATAGATGAGCTGTCTCCCCGAATGTTCTCCTTTAATAGTCCGTTTGGTGCTTGTCCAGATTGTGATGGGCTAGGAGTTAAAATGGTGGTTGACCCTGATCTGCTCATACCCGATCCAGAAAAAAGTGTAGAAGATGGGGCATTCCAGGCATGGAGTGGAGGAACTTCCACTTATTATCCTCAATTTTTACAGTCCGTATGCGAACACTACGGTATTCCGCAGGACGTTCCTGTAAGCCAATTGACGTCAGAACAAATGAATCTTATTTTGCACGGAACAGGTGACCAGAAGATCCGTTTCCGCTATGAAAATGATTTTGGTCAACGTAAGGAAGCCTATGTGACCTTTGAGGGCATTATCCCGAACCTGGAGCGTCGCTACCGTGATACGGCTTCTGAGGGAATACGTGAATTTATTGAAGGCTTTATGAGTGCAAAGCCATGTAACACCTGTAAGGGGCACCGACTGAAAAAAGAAAGCCTGTCGGTAACCATTCAAGAGCGTAATATCGCTTATGTGACAGCTTTGTCTGTCGGGGAGGCTTCTCAATTTTTCCATACACTGGAGCTGAGTGAGAAAGAGCAGTCGATTGCCAACCTCATTTTAAAGGAAATTAACAGCCGACTGGGATTCCTCGTTAACGTTGGTTTGGAATACCTGACTTTAAGCCGTGCGGCAGGTACATTGTCCGGCGGGGAGGCACAGCGTATCCGATTGGCGACACAGATCGGGTCCAGTCTGATGGGTGTGCTTTATATTTTGGACGAGCCAAGTATCGGGTTGCATCAGCGAGATAATGACCGCCTGATTAGTGCTTTGGAACATATGCGGAACCTAGGCAATACGTTGATCGTGGTGGAGCATGACGAAGATACGATGATGGCGGCAGACTATATCATTGACATTGGGCCAGGAGCCGGAATCCATGGCGGGATGATCATGTCACAGGGGACCCCACAGGAAGTTATGGAAGATCCGAATTCCCTGACCGGTCAATATTTGAGCGGGCGTAAGTTTATTCCGGTCAATAGCGAGCGGCGCAAGCCTGCAGATAAGTGGCTGGAGATTCGCGGAGCCAAGGAGAACAATCTCAAAAATGTGAATGTCAAAATTCCATTGGGTGTTTTCACGGCTGTCACTGGTGTATCCGGGTCTGGGAAATCGACGCTAGTCAACGAAATTTTGTACAAAACGCTGGCGCGTGATCTGAACCGTGCGAGAGTACGTCCAGGTCAACATAAAGAAATTCGCGGGCTAGAGCATATCGAAAAGGTGGTTGAGATCGATCAATCGCCAATCGGCCGTACACCGCGTTCCAATCCTGCGACTTATACCGGTGTGTTCGATGATATCCGTGATTTATTCTCGCAGACGAACGAGGCTAAGGTTCGAGGCTACAAGAAAGGCCGGTTTAGCTTTAACGTTAAGGGAGGCCGATGTGAATCTTGCAGAGGCGACGGCATCATCAAGATTGAGATGCACTTTCTGCCCGATGTGTACGTACCCTGCGAAGTGTGCAAAGGCAAACGCTATAATCGGGAGACCCTCGAGGTTAAGTATAAAGGGAAGAGTATTGCTGATGTGCTGGAGATGACGGTAGAGGATGCAACAGCATTTTTTGAAAATATCCCGAAGATTCACCGCAAGATTCAGACGCTGATGGATGTAGGTTTGGGGTATATCAAGTTGGGTCAACCAGCGACTACCTTGTCCGGTGGTGAAGCACAGCGTGTGAAGCTGGCTTCCGAACTGTATCGTCGCAGCACAGGTAAAACCATTTATATTTTGGATGAGCCGACAACGGGTCTACATGTTCACGATATTGACCGTTTATTGACGGTGCTGCATCGTTTGGTTGATTCGGGAGAAACGGTACTGGTTATTGAACATAATCTAGATGTAATTAAAACAGCCGATTTCCTGATTGATCTGGGGCCTGAAGGCGGAAGCGGCGGTGGAACGATCTTGGCTACCGGGACACCAGAACAACTCGTAAAAGTTGAAGAATCCTATACAGGCCGATACTTAAAGCCGATCCTTGAACGGGATACACAGCGCAGCCAAGCGCTTCAGACCGTCGATCTATAGATACTGTTTAGTGTATGTTTTAGAAACCCTGCACATGCAGGAAGGCAGAATACGAATTAGCGTATTTATGCTTTCCCGTTGGCAGGGTTTATTTTTTTTGTAAAAAAAGAAAACTTTTATCAAATTCCTGCGTTAAAGCATGTGACACATAGTTTACCAAGCGCTGGAATAATAAATCTATATGTATATTCATCGACAGAAAGTCTCTGAGTAATCTCTAAATTTTTGGAGTTTTGGATGTTTAGGCTCGGGCTTGAAGAGGTTAATATATAACTTATGATTATCTAGCATCATACGAAGTTCCGTGCCCCGTGACAACCATTACTAGTTGAAGCGAAACCGTCTATAGTTATATCACATCTAAGATTTATACCACATCTCTGAGGAAGTCATGAAGGGAGCTGGAACGTTTGAAGATTAAGCAAAGTAGAGATCTACGTACACGTGTATACTCATGGGCAGCAGGAGTCACTATAGCGGCATGGTTATTGGGTTATAGTGCTGCACCGTCCTATGCCTCCGAGGTGTCCGAGGCGTATGCGCCCATACAAGCCGAGATCGAAACCAGTGCAGTGATTGGAACTATTAAAGATTCAGAAAACGCTCACAATTATATTCAGCCCGCAGCAAAGGGTGGGTTTGTAATGCTGAACGTCGAGGACATTACAGAAGCAAGTGTGGTACACGTCACGTACGGCAAGCTGGACAGTTCTCTAGAGACTGTATGGAAACACCAGCAGGACCTGAACGTACAACCGGGAACAAGTAGCAGGGGAGTCCAGCGGGAGACGTCAGATGGTGGGTTGTTGTTTCTGATTGATTATACCCAAGCGAACGGAATGCGGGATTTGCAGGCTTCACGATTGGACGCGGATGGAAACCCCTTGTGGTCCAAAACATTACCGACTGATGGCTTGATATCTCAAGGGCAGGGTTCTCAGGTAGGACTGGAGCCACTTGAGGATGGCAGTTTTCTAGTCTCCTCACTGAACCTTGCGGAGCAGTCCTTCACTGTACTCAAATACACAGAAGATGGCGATATACAATGGCATCGAACGACGGCCGGGGTGACCTCAGGTTGGCTGGTTGGCAGTCACAATGGATATTATGCGCTTTTGAACAGCTCAGATGGTCCCGTGGGGGTACAAGCCGATGTGTATGGTCGTAATATCCGTGATGTCCATCTAGACTTAGGATCAGGTAAGGAAATTGCCGCGGTACGTGAGTTGTCCAGCGGTCATATTGCTGTAACAGGGCTTAAAGGAAACAGCAAGCGTACCCAGGTGTTAAGTAATGGTCTGCAATTGTTTAGTAATACAGAGGACTATGCCGCTGACCGGGTGTATCTGCCTGAGGAGCAGTTGTACGTCCAGTTCAGTGATCAATATGATCCACTGGGTAAAACCACGAAGATGCATGGCATTACTATCACAGGCTTAAAAGGAAATGGCACGAAGGTGTGGGAAACGAAGACTCATTATAAGGAAGATAACTCCTTCGGCATCCGATATGATACGGGATTGATATATAAGATTCCTTCAGGCTACGCGGTGGTGACATCTACAACAGGCGCTCAGAAGCCAATAGTACTCGATTTTGCGAAAATATTGATACCGGAGTAATCCGGTGTCTTTTTTTATGAAATCGAAGAAATAGCAAGTAGGTATGGCACTGTGGTGTGGCATAAGAAACAGCCTGCTTGTATATAAAATACAAGCAGGCTGTTAATGGGCTTTATGTCTAGGATGCAACGTGGTTGGACTGTAAAATGGCAGACAACTTCTCTTGGAAAGACGGAATGCCTACACGCTGTACATACGCATAAAAGCTTTCGCCAGCAATCCTATTTTCTTTGTAAAACAGAATAAGCTCTGCCAATACAGGACCAACCTGATCGCCACGCACGCGGCCTTTGAGTGCCTTGTTGAACTGGGCATCTGCTCCAAGTGCCCCGCCGACAGCGATGTCGAACGCGTCAACCATGCCTTCAGGTGTCTTAAGGAGCGAGCCTTGCAGTCCAATGTCGGCAATATGCTTTTGACCGCAGGAATTCGGGCAACCAATAAAATGGATGCGCACCTTTTCATCCAATTGTACGTGCTGATCCAAATACTCGGCAACGTCAATCGCTCGCTTTTTCGTTTCCACAATCGCCAGATTGCAAAACTCATTTCCTGTGCAAGATACTGTACGGCTCATAAAATGCTTGGGCTGTGGTGTCAGGCGTTGCAGCACGGGAGCTTTTAGTAGCTCATCTACTTGATCATCCGGCACACCGCTCAGCAAAATATTTTGCGACATCGTGGTACGAATCTGCCCATCACCGTAGCGGTCAGCCAGGTCGGCCAGTTCATGCAACTCGTCAGCACTGAGGCGACCAACAGGTACGTTCAGACCGACATAGTTCAGACCTTCTTGGGCTTGGGGATGTATACCGTCAAAATAGGCGGCTTGCCAGCCAATGGTTTTATCTTCACCTCGTCCCGGCATTTCGCCAGTGTACTCAGTCAGCTTGGCCAGGAATTTGTCTGGGCCCCAATCGGCAACAAGGAATTTCAGACGGGCATGGTGCCGTTTTTCCCGATAGCCGTAATCACGGAAGATGGTGGTGACAGCAATAGCAACCTTCAGTACTTCCTCAGGACGGACAAACAAATCCAGCGGATGTGCCAAATGCGGCTTGGCGGATAGTCCACCGCCAACCATCACATGGAAGCCAACCACTTCTTTTCCGTTAAGGATCTTGGTTGCCGGTGTGAAGGACAGGTCGTTAATTTCAGCATGTGCATTATTGTACGTATTACTGGAGATGGACATTTTATATTTGCGCGGAAGATTGGAAAAGTCGCGATTCAATAAGAAAAAGCGGTTTACTTCATCTACAATCTCCTGAGTATCCACCAGCTCATTAGGATCAATGCCAGCCAGAGGATTGCCGACAATGGTACGAGGGCAGTCCCCACAGGCTTCAAAGGAATACAAACCAACCTTTTCCAGCCGTTCGAAAATATCCGGCAAGCTTTCAACGGTCAGCCAGTGAAATTGAATCGCCTGACGGGTGGTGACATCCACAAGATCGCGCCCGTACAGTGCGGAGATGTCCGCTAAGGCACGTGCCTGGGCTGAAGTCATGATCCCTGTATTGATGCGGACGCGCATCATGAAATGACCATCCTTGGGTTTTTGCTGGTAAACACCAGCCCATTTGAATCGGTCCATATCGTCCGCAGAGATCGAGTCATACCCTTTGTGTGCATAGCTTTCGATGATGGTACGTATAACGTCGAGACCATCCTTTTCCAGCTTGACTAACTCAAACTTGTTAAGCTTATCGGGATGAGCATTCCAGATGGGTTCATAGGCCATCTTTTTAACCTCCTTCATGTGTCTTATTTATACTTGAGATTTTAGATATAGAACTCACGATTTTTTATTTCCGACAATATAACTAAGATATAATGTGATGGTATCATAGTTGGTTATGCCCGTAAACGAAGGAATGGTCCAAAGGGTATAACGATTTTTTATTGTTTTTGCTTATTTTTTTGATATAAGGATTTGGAAAATTTATAATATAAATAGTATGAGAGGATAGGGATGTGGCAAACGGCGCTTTTTTAGAAAAAGATAGGGCTTAAAGCGATTGTATGCGTGTCCCCTCTATGGTAGATTTGGACTAACTGATAGAACAGGGTCATGTTAGAGAGGAAATGGTGAGTATATGCGTAAGATGGGGAAAAGGGTAGCTGTGCTGGCTTTGGGCAGCGCTCTATGTGTTTCTGGAACGGCAGGTGCAGCCAGCAGTGGAGCTGCGTTGAAGGCCAAGGTCATTAATGGCGGGGTCTATGTTAACGTAAGTGATATGAATAAAGCATTAGGAACCAGCGGCGCGTATAACAGCGCAAATGGTACATATACGTTATCGGCCGATCGTGTGCCGCAGGTCGTTAAAAATGTATCTCCTTCGGTAGTCGGCATCATTGGCCGTTCTGCGACAGGAGAGACCGTAGCAGGGGGAGACCGATACAACCTGGCTCACGGCACGGGTGTCATCATTCGGGCAGATGGATGGATTGTTACGAACGCGCATGTAATCGAAGGATTAGGTGATGCCGTAGTTGTAACCTCGGACGGAAAATCTTACGGAATTATCGACAGCTACAGCGATCCGATCAGTGACTTGGCGTTGATTAAAATTAAGGCAAGCGGTCTTAAACCTGCTACCTTTGCAGCTTCTACGAATAGTTTACAGGTAGGCGAGCAGGTAGTAGCTATCGGTACGCCGATCTCCTTTTCACTTCGTAACTCGGCAACCTCAGGTGTTGTTAGCGGGCTGAACCGTGGTGTCAACGCTGCGTATCGTCTCATTCAAAGTGATACCGCGATCAACCCTGGTAACAGCGGTGGTCCGCTGGTCAATCTCAAGGGCGAGGTTATCGGGATCAATACAATGAAGTTCTCAGCGGTCGGAATTGAAAATATGGGCTTTTCGATTCCGGCGGATACAGTGAAATATGTCATCAATCAATTTTTCAAATATGGTGAGGTTCGACGTGCTAGTCTTGGTCTAGGGCTTGAAGAGAGCTGGTCGGCTATCGTGGGGTTGCCTACCGAGGACCCTTTGAAAGTCACTAAAGTCACCTCAGCCAGTGCCGTACAGGTTAAAATCAAGGAAGGCGATGAGTTGTATAGTATTAACGGCAAGCGTGTAGCTTCCGCCATTGATGTCAA
This window of the Paenibacillus polymyxa genome carries:
- a CDS encoding aspartyl-phosphate phosphatase Spo0E family protein is translated as MKWKQLEECIEEKRKELNELAKEVGLKDRRVLTKSMELDRLLNKYSDWKYSYRRQQSVPQSSQIQEKQHELVLSY
- a CDS encoding flagellar motor protein MotB, with the translated sequence MRARAKRRGRQGGGGDQRDRWMITYADLITLLLIFFVVMYAMSSLDAKKYDVVVQSLQDTFHKGDSILEQGSGITGTADRYTSKNPPATKQPASNKKEAGSTKLTEREQAFRKQEKELQNLMGVIQEYITDNKLQNQIFVSDQPRGIVITLNDRFLFDQGRAALKQGSANTLSKLASLFRDLKTPISIEGHTDNIPFTRSSNSSTYKDNWELSGARALSVLRFFIDREQLSPSGFQYAGYADTRPVGDNSTEAGRQKNRRVEITVLRQLQQ
- a CDS encoding flagellar motor protein; protein product: MDITIVLGIIAGIIALIGGFLWEGGEFTGLLQGTSALIVFGGTFAAVVISYPASKLKTIPTALRMAFSREDNPTEQYLEDLVSMAATSRRSGVLALERISSEHPNAFLREGLQLVIDGTEQEQIKQILELELDAIGHKHEGYAKIFESAGGYAPTMGIIGTVMGLIHVLGSLTEPTALGPSIAVAFIATLYGVASANLIFLPIASKIRAASESEIITMDLLLQGILAIQNGENPKLVRKKLEFFIRSEQNIDRKPPRRSRTESATPKEDFHESAR
- the uvrB gene encoding excinuclease ABC subunit UvrB; the encoded protein is MSDIVVSDKTFEIQSEFQPQGDQPQAIFELVEGIAEGKKHQTLLGATGTGKTYTIAQTIAKLNRPTLVIAHNKTLAAQLASEFKEFFPNNSVDYFVSYYDYYQPEAYIPSSDTYIEKDSSINEEIDKLRHSATSSLFERRDVIIVASVSCIYGLGSPKEYSSLLLSLRVGMEKPRNQILSRLVDIQYQRNDINFVRGTFRVRGDVVEIFPASHGENAIRVELFGDEIERITEINVLTGELIGEREHIAIFPASHFVTHEDTMRVALVNIERELEERLAELKEQGKLLEAQRLEQRTRYDIEMMREVGFCSGVENYSGPLTFRERGATPYTLLDYFPDDMLIVIDESHVTLPQIRAMYNGDQARKNVLVEHGFRLPSALDNRPLKFEEFEDKVNQIIYVSATPGPYEMEKCDTMVQQIIRPTGLLDPIIEVRPSKGQIDDLINEIRQRIEREERVLVTTLTKKMAEDLTDYLKEVGIKVRYMHSEIKTLERMAILRDLRLGTFDVLIGINLLREGLDLPEVSLVAILDADKEGFLRSERSLIQTIGRAARNSDGRVIMYGDKITDSMDKAIKETERRRAIQIQYNEEHGITPQTIRKKIRDVIEATKTAESKNDYLPNETGKLSKKERQSLIQRLEAEMKDAAKNLQFERAAELRDALLELRAD